The sequence CGCCGAAGCCGGAGGCCGCGTCGAACACGTTGGTGCAGTTGATCCACACCGTCCCCGCCACCACCTTGGGGGCCACGTCCAGCGCGAGGTTGACGTTCTCCGTCCAGACGCTGGCGGCCAGGCCGTAGCGGGTGTTGTTGGCCAGCTCGACGGCCTCGCCGGGGGTGCGGAAGGTCATCAGCACCACCACGGGGCCGAAGATCTCCTCCTGCGCGATCACGGACGAGGGGCTCACGTCGGTGAAGAGCGTCGGCGGGTAGAAGCACCCCTCCTCCGGGCAGCTCCAGGAGGGCTGCCACAGGGTGGCGCCCTCGGCCTCGCCCTGGCGGACCAGCCCTTGGATCTTCTCCAGCTGCTGCGGGGAGTTGATGGCGCCGATGTCCACCGCCTTGTCCAGCGGGTCGCCCACGCGCAGCATCTCCATCCGCGCCCGCAGCTTCGCCACCAGCCGCTCGGCGATCCCCTCCTGCGCCAGGATCCGCGAGCCGGCGCAGCACACCTGTCCCTGGTTGAACCAGATGGCGTCCACCACGCCCTCGACCACGCTGTCCAGGTCGGCGTCCTCGAAGACGATGAAGGGCGACTTGCCGCCCAGCTCCAGCGACAGCTTCTTCCCGCTCCCCGCCGTGGCGATGCGGATGATCCGCCCCACCTCGGTGGAGCCGGTGAAGGCGATCTTGTCCACGTCGGCGTGCTCCACCAGCGCGGCGCCGGTGCGCCCGTCGCCGGTCACCACGTTGAGCACGCCGGGGGGGAGCCCCGCCTCGCGGCAGACGTCGGCGAAGAGGAGCGCGGTGAGCGAGGTGAACTCCGCCGGCTTGAGCACCACGGTGTTCCCCATCGCCAGCGCGGGCGCCACCTTCCACGCGAGCATCAGGAGCGGGAAGTTCCAGGGGATGATCTGCCCCACCACGCCCACGGGGACCTGCCCCGGGAGCTCGCTCTCCATGAGCTGCGCCCACCCGGCATGGTGGTAGAGGTGCCGCGCCACCAGCGGGATGTCGATGTCGCGCGACTCGCGGATGGGCTTGCCGTTGTCCAGCGACTCCAGCACCGCGAAGAGGCGCGAGTGCTTCTGGACCTGGCGCGCCAGCGCGTACAGGTAGCGCGCCCGCGTGTGCCCGCCGAGCGCCTTCCAGCCCGGGAGCGCCGCGCGCGCCGCGCGGACCGCCGCGTCCACGTCGTCCGCGCCGCCCTGCGCCACCCGCGCGAGCGTCTTTCCATCGGCGGGGTTGGTGGTCTCGAAGTACTCCCGCGCCCTGGGCTCGCGCCACTCCCCGGCGACGAACAGCTTCATCGTGCGGTCCCGCTCTTCCAGCCAGCGGTTCGCCAGGGACACGCTCTCCGGCGCGGGGCCGTATTCCATGGTCTCGAAGATCTCGGCGATGCTGCTCATGTGGAACCGCGTCGTGTCAGGGGTCAGTTTCCGACGAAAGGGAGGGGATCCGCTGCTCGCCCATCCCGATGAATTCCTCTGCCTGAGCGATGAGCCGCCCGGCATCCTCCCGCGTGAAGCCTGTGTCGACTCCGTAGTCACCCGTGTTCCGTGCGGATGCCGCGTCAATAAGGTACCGGTGGAACTCGGCGGGCACGACCCCCTGTCGGGCAATGCGCTGTCCGAACGCCGCGTGCACGGCGGAGTGCTTCGAGAAGCTCAGCCCCTTCCCGGCGAGGAAGGCCTCCGCGACATAGAACATAGCATAATAGGCCCGAGAAACCGCGAAATCGTACATGCCGCCATCCGCCAGGAGAACCGCGGCATCGACGCTCTTCTTGGCCTTCTCCAG comes from Longimicrobiaceae bacterium and encodes:
- a CDS encoding aldehyde dehydrogenase family protein, encoding MSSIAEIFETMEYGPAPESVSLANRWLEERDRTMKLFVAGEWREPRAREYFETTNPADGKTLARVAQGGADDVDAAVRAARAALPGWKALGGHTRARYLYALARQVQKHSRLFAVLESLDNGKPIRESRDIDIPLVARHLYHHAGWAQLMESELPGQVPVGVVGQIIPWNFPLLMLAWKVAPALAMGNTVVLKPAEFTSLTALLFADVCREAGLPPGVLNVVTGDGRTGAALVEHADVDKIAFTGSTEVGRIIRIATAGSGKKLSLELGGKSPFIVFEDADLDSVVEGVVDAIWFNQGQVCCAGSRILAQEGIAERLVAKLRARMEMLRVGDPLDKAVDIGAINSPQQLEKIQGLVRQGEAEGATLWQPSWSCPEEGCFYPPTLFTDVSPSSVIAQEEIFGPVVVLMTFRTPGEAVELANNTRYGLAASVWTENVNLALDVAPKVVAGTVWINCTNVFDAASGFGGYRESGFGREGGREGLWEYVKPAWEEAAKARGAKVRKSDGDAGAAEGALPHARTSALSHSGNGGPPPIDRTAKLYVGGKQARPDSGYSLPVRGGDGRHLGEVGRGNRKDVRNAVEAAHKAAKWAKSTAHNRAQVLFYVAENLAARAEEFARRLAQGSGDEAAAAREVEASIRRLYTWAAWADKYDGLVHHTPFRNVTLAMNEPIGVLGIACPDEAPLLAFVSLVAPAVAVGNTVVAVPSERFPLAATDFYQVLDTSDVPGGVVNIVTGMREELTETLAAHDDVDGIWYFGTAEGSGTVERLSAGNMKRTWVGYGRGRDWLDAEQGEGREFLRQATQVKNIWVPYGE
- a CDS encoding HEPN domain-containing protein, which translates into the protein MTEVQRALLEKAKKSVDAAVLLADGGMYDFAVSRAYYAMFYVAEAFLAGKGLSFSKHSAVHAAFGQRIARQGVVPAEFHRYLIDAASARNTGDYGVDTGFTREDAGRLIAQAEEFIGMGEQRIPSLSSETDP